Proteins found in one Triticum urartu cultivar G1812 chromosome 4, Tu2.1, whole genome shotgun sequence genomic segment:
- the LOC125553289 gene encoding BTB/POZ and MATH domain-containing protein 1-like, translated as MTTGGGEALMTMQTTTTAGVDSSLVRLRVDYGQFMAFPAGMPLSSDVVSVGGQLWRIDIYPGGIRNYHKHVSIYLKNLSRSTCAKAIFEPFFLEKDGSPPPKITKHASVCENFASINNDNYCFGVEELGYAEFFQRSSLERYVVDGHFTFLCSIVVVNELGPVPVPPSDIRDSLGHLLEGDETTSDVSFIVDGETFHAHRVILAARSPVFKAQLFGSMLEATTTSSTPIVLHEIAPSTFKAMLWFMYTDAWPEDSDGDESSSVEMFQDLLAAADLYALDRLKLMCARKLWDNVTVHTVVSILVCAETYGCPELKNKCLDFCTVGKIFKEVTSTDGYAWLELRFPSIAAEIGEKFRR; from the coding sequence ATGACGACCGGAGGAGGGGAGGCGCTGATGACGATGCAGACAACCACGACGGCAGGTGTTGATTCTTCTCTCGTCCGTCTGAGAGTAGACTACGGCCAGTTCATGGCGTTTCCCGCCGGCATGCCCCTCAGCTCCGACGTGGTCTCCGTCGGCGGCCAGCTGTGGAGGATCGACATCTATCCGGGAGGGATAAGGAACTACCACAAACACGTGTCCATCTACCTCAAAAACCTGAGCAGATCTACATGTGCCAAGGCCATCTTCGAGCCCTTCTTCCTGGAAAAGGACGGCAGTCCCCCTCCCAAGATCACAAAGCACGCGAGCGTGTGTGAGAACTTCGCGAGTATAAACAACGACAACTATTGCTTCGGCGTCGAAGAGCTGGGATATGCGGAGTTCTTCCAGCGGTCTTCTCTCGAGAGATACGTCGTCGACGGGCACTTCACGTTCTTGTGCTCCATCGTGGTCGTGAACGAGCTAGGCCCTGTCCCCGTGCCACCCTCGGACATCCGGGACAGCCTCGGCCACCTTCTAGAGGGTGATGAGACAACATCAGACGTATCCTTCATCGTCGACGGTGAGACATTTCACGCGCACCGGGTGATTCTCGCGGCACGCTCACCGGTCTTCAAGGCACAGCTCTTTGGGTCCATGCTCGAGGCCACCACGACATCGTCGACGCCCATCGTGCTGCATGAGATTGCCCCCTCGACGTTCAAAGCTATGCTCTGGTTCATGTACACTGATGCATGGCCTGAAGACTCCGATGGTGACGAATCATCATCGGTCGAGATGTTTCAGGATCTACTTGCTGCTGCAGATCTGTATGCACTAGACAGGTTGAAGCTCATGTGCGCACGGAAGTTGTGGGATAACGTGACGGTACATACTGTTGTGAGTATCTTGGTTTGTGCTGAAACGTATGGCTGCCCGGAGTTGAAGAACAAATGCCTTGACTTCTGCACAGTGGGAAAAATTTTCAAGGAGGTAACATCCACCGATGGCTATGCATGGCTAGAACTGAGGTTTCCCTCAATTGCTGCAGAGATAGGAGAAAAGTTTAGGAGATAA